TCTATTTCTTCCCATAAAAAATGTGCTGGCGATAATCGGAGCGTCACTAGGCGTGTTGGCTTTCTAATGAGGAGCGGTTAGATGGATTCTTGGCACGATCACTTCCCGTTGAAGCAACAAGAACCCAACGTGTGATTCAACCACAAAGATCTTGAATTGTGTGCGTCACCAAATGAGTCTTTATTGGGGAGATCACACATTTGTTTGTTACACACACGTAGCAACACACTCAGATGTCTTTTCCAAACTTGATGTTTTACTTTTAAGCTTTTAATAAAACGATTTGAGACTTTTCGTATGAAAGCATGACTGCTGAGCAAAATCTATGAGAGTGCAAAGGTGAGTGTGACAGCCACAGCACTCGCAGATCATTTATTGATTAAAAGCATTTAATGAGCATGATGAGAGTTATGTTTACTACGGCCTCTGGATCCCAGCGGTCTTTACCAATAATATCATACAAGATGAAGAACATTGAAAGATTCTGGCATTCAACCAAAAATCACTTCTTGGTGTGAAATAATGTGGTTTGGCCTTGTTGAGAAGGAACTCATCCGCCCACCTTTTGACAAGCAGGGGTCTGCTCCTTTGAAATAAATTAGGAAGAATAAACTAAGAAGAATTAGGTGTAAACATCAACCCATTCGTTTAATGTTGTGGAAGTTAAAACTCCTTCAGTTTATTTAGTGTTGCTTAACAGGGGAGCAGGATGTTGTCCCCTTCAGACAGATAAATAGATCTTAAATATTAAGTTGACATGATGTTGACACGCAGGCCTTGTAACAGGTTGTTATATAACCCTGGCTTCAAACTTTTGACTTGAAAGCCTCAGTGAAGCTGCATTTAACCAAGTATTCTCCCGCCATGCCAGATATTGAGCCTGGCAGCTGTTTGACAGATGTTTGCTCATAAGTCTCAAAGCTCTGCCAACTGACAacgttaaagaaaaaaaagataccaGTCCATACTTATGAATGAGACTCAGATGCACCAAACTCCTGGTGGGTGAGGTTTTTATGTTACGACACATGACCTGATTCTGCGCCGGTTCGTTTCCCAGCAGATGTATGGGTCTCAGTCACAAACGGGCCGTCACAGACCGGTGGACGCATGAGAGCAAGTCACCAAAGTACCTTCTTAGAGCAGGGTTACGAGAGCAAGACTGAGGTATTAAACATACTTGGAAAGCAGATTTCTGTCAAGAATAATGAAGCGTACtgggtttgtgtgtgggtgtctttAATCGGGGCCCCAGACATATTGCATCGCATTACAAGAGCTTGAGCAATAGCTAATCCTAAAGACAATGTACAAAGTGAACCACAGTCCGCTGGTTGGATCCATTCCCAACCCGGAGACCAGATTAACATGGTTAATGCTCCTGGGTAATCCCGGCCTGCGGACTGAGCTCCAGTCATTACGCTGGCAATTATCTGAGGTGTACCAGAGAAATCCTCCATCAACTTTAAGACATCAAAACTGATTACAAAGCTGGGCTTTCATGTCGAGTCAGAGTTCAGTTGTTACCTAAAAGATTCTTTAAAGTTATGTAAGAAAAAGTGGGTTTACGGGGCCGAGAGGCTGAATGGCTCTTTGAGTTTTCACAGCTGACTGGGCCACCCATTTCACACCTCCACCCCAGAGACCCGCAACAGTTTGGACAGTTTCTCAAAAGCTGTGGGGTCAAAATGTGAGCTGAAGCAAAATGTTCATTAAGTCACTGGAGGCTGGAGAATTAAACAGGACTAAGCAGATTGCGTCACTTTCGAATCGTTTATCATTGGAAGTGAcactttattgttttattggcCATTATAAAGGCGGAGGACACCAATTCCTCCAGGCTGATAGACTGTTTTCAGGAAATAGACGTCAACCACGTGTGGCGTGAAACTGGCAATACAATGCATTTAATTTTTGAAATAAGGAAAttacagaaatatatttttagaATAATTTTGAGCTCACCATTCCTTTTTATATCTTCACACTGATAAGTTTGAGCGAAACTAAGGAGTTTCACCTGAGATTTGACAAGGCACAGCCCATATAAACAAGCCACAAAGGTCACTGAGATTCAGGCTGAGAGTGACGTTGCTCTGGTCCACACACTGTTACTGTTATGTCAGCTTCATGTGATTAATACAGGGTTCAAGAGTTTACTTAAGTTGGTTTGtggttgtatttttttcaccaGTACACTGATGTGTTTGCTTTGCTCTTGTAGTTTTTGCAGCTGAATATTTACTCAGTTTTGGCACATTGAGTTTTGGTTAAACAGAAGATTCTAAAGATGATTTCTCTTCTCCAAAGTACGTGATTCAAACGAATTAACCATAATCTTCTTTATGCACAGCTTTATAACTAACCAATCATGGAAGCATTAGACCTAACAGAGACAAACcaataaaagaaattaaatattttctaATCTAGTCTGGTTTTCTGTGCTAAAGTTGTGCAGTTTAGTAAATCACTTGAATAAAATCAATCAGATTTTTGTTCTTGTCAATTGCATTAAAAACCAGATCTCCTTCTTTTGAGCTATTTTAAAGCTAATCAGGGTCTCATTTAATACTCACTATAATAAACCTGATATTGCATAAGTTATGTTTAAATGTCAAATCTTACCTgtttaaatgcattttgatgGAATTCAAACCCTTCTAAATCTTCTGAACCCCTTTCTTGATTACTTCATGATTTATTTGGACCTGATTACTTTTTCCTATTTATGTAGGAAACCAGCACTTGTTTCTATCCGATCATGAATACACACTAACACAAGCAGCACAGTTGCAGATCTATATTCACCAAGAGCGAGAAAATCTGGTTTAATCACAGTAACAATCTCGACAGGAGTCGTCTTCGTTGCTGTCGAGGCGTGCAGCAGCTCAGAACTTCTACCTCAGATTCTAACCTGTACTTGCAGCAGACAGGTGGATAttacagccaatcagagaagcCACGACGCCAAATCACAGGATGTTTCATCACATGGCTGCCTCTCCGAGACACAACAATGAAGCTCCTGCTAAAATATCGGTGGAAAGTGGAGCCATCCCGACTCTCATAATTAGAGCACTTAGCGCCGCTCCTCCCCGGGCTTCACCCACTCCGAGGCCGGACAGCCtgccagacaaacacaaactccTTTTTAGCCGACTACCCTATCATTGGCGCTTCTAAACTAGCAGAAGACACAGAGCTAACCGCCATTCTCTGCCCATTGTTGGATACGGTGGCGCAGACGTAGCTATGAATAGGAGGAAAGACATATTTCAGGCAATTATAATCATCTGATCCTACATAGTTAGAAGTCTCGGTGCCTTCAAGGACTTTGAGGTTGAATCTTTGAAGTTCGATTTAACTGTTTAGCAGCTTTAAGGGTGTTTAGTTTACGTTTGTTCTTCCAGGAAATCCATGAATTTACTCACCCTGATAGGAAAAATAATGCTGCACTTTATCTGTATTCTTTTCCCAACTATCCAAGCTTATTCCtctattatttttaattaagaggatgactgaattattaatttttttcttaaaagaaataattggacagaacaaacaaatctttaaaaaaatgagtaaagCAGTACTATTAGACCTGCACAAAAATTCATCTAAAACTCTGAAGTCTCAGCAGCTAATGCAGCCCGAGAAAACCTCCTCCTTTATGCCTTCATCACAAATCGCAGTGACCTTAAATGACATTCAAGcaataaaactacaaaacacactttaaattgAAACATACAGTGCATGTCAAATTGCTTCCTACTCttggttttgtctttttaaacacCTTTTCATCTTTAATCATTGACCTAAGAAACACTAATCTCAGCAGGACTGTATAGATAAAATATCATCcaggaagaaaaacagtaaaatcgggttaaatatttcacattttattttgttccaCTCACAAAGTCCAACAAACTCCTCACACACCAGAATCAGACACCAACCGAGACACTCATCCTGTTAAGTACCATTCAGAGTTGGCCAACACTTCCATGTGTTCACACAgatttatgcagatgacattaCAAACACCATATATGAACAGTATGTAACACGCATAATGACACATGTGTATTGTTCCTGATCTGTTATTGGCCCAGAATGAAGGAGATAAATAGACAAAGCTGAACAAAGGCTTCTGAAAAATAAGAAGCAAACACAGAATCAGTCTCTTTGGTGGTTTCACCTCAATTACTGTATAATATGCGGCAGAGAGAAGGATCGATACACTGACCGACGACGATGGATAACTTTCTGTTTAAGGCCCTGACCGCTGTGACCACGACAGACCCTGTGATGGAGCAGCCCCACCTGCTCTGGCACccagctcaaaaaaaaaaaaaaaaaaaaaaagataaaggagAATTTAAAGTTTCCATTCCAACACTGGTCCAAAGGCTAATGTATGATCAGACTTGAGTGACGTGTTTATAGGTGCAACGTACAATGGTTTTACTGCACCACCTTGTTGGCAGAGGACGTTTTTCCACTCACAATGAAGGACTGGCGGttccaaaacatttcagaaactgACAGCAGACAGGTGTTACTCAGATAAAACTGGTGGGACAATCAACAGCTGGATCAATCTGATTTATTCTAATGACGTTTTATCGCTTCAAACGACTGTAAAGTGTTTGTATTGTTAAAgagctaaaaaaagaaaagtggtgCACACACAACCGTGATATTTCATAGTCTGACACATTATTCAATCAGCCTGAGGAAATTACTGATTTCGTTTTTTGAAAAAATCTGCATATGTACATTTAATCTTAATCACAAAATAAGATTGTGTTATATATGTTTTAAAAGAGTACAGGTTATATTTGGCTCGCTCCTTTATTTCCATTTGGAGTTCTCCCATCAAGAAAACTTTGAAAGCTTCACAGTGAACCCAAAACGGTGCACTACAGCAGGAGCCTTCAGACTTTCAGACGTATCTTTGATGAGTTTATTCGAGATGTGCAAATCTAACCGTGACAACCTCAGAACAGGAAAAGCTGCTGGCCTCCCCGAGGGTTTGAACCACCAGTTTTGATAAAACAATTATTGCATTgatatgtttggtttttttttttagaagggCAATTTGCACTGAGTTTATTCTTTCAGATCagtaaaaagcaaaacaaacaaaaaatattggGTCATTAGATTACAGTGTAGAACTCATAAGATATTTTGCTATGGTACTTTTCTAAAGAAGGGGATCAAATCTGACGGACTAGGAGGGATATACTTTCAGTATGTAACCGCCTGAGTCATTTCACATTTGCTTTGGACAGATCCAGTATGATTTACAGTCCATGTGCCTAAAGAGGTTATCGGGGTCAGTATTTTTGGTTTGGTGCTGGTCACAGTCATATTTAGCAGTTCAAACTGGCTCTGATGAGCAGACAGTGGTTACAGCCTCGTGTTCTCCGTCTCTTCGGTTtcaataaaaagcttttttcgGGTGAAACAGAAGCCCACAAACGTTACACGGCTCCCGCATGCAGCCTGCACTGAACCATCGCAAAGTCATTCAAGTCAGCTCACTGTGGGTCGTCCATGAAGTCCGTGTATTCCACTCAGTCCCCTCCACACAAGTCAGCAGTTCCAGTTTTGGCCTCAGTCGCAGATCGAGGATCTGTCTCCTCCCCTCCTACTggacacacacatatttcttcCACCAGGACTTGGACAGCATCTTCATCTTGTCGGCCGTGCTGCGGACCTTCCTCTCCCGCCGCGCCCTCCTGTCGGACTGCCGCAGCCCCACGGAGATGGCCGCGTCGAACACCTCCTTCAGGTTCTTTTGCGTCAGCGCCGAGCACTCGATGTACGTCACGGCGCCGATCTTCTCCGCCAGCGCCCGGGCGTCCTCCTCCGCCACCGGCCGCTCCCGCCGCCTCGCCAGCTCGATCAGCACCTTGACGTCCTGCCGCAGGTCGCACTGCGTGCCCACCAGGAGGACGGGCGTGAGCGGGCAGCGCCGGCGGATCTCGGGCACCCACTTCTCCCAGACGTTCTGAAAGGAGGCGGGGCTGACCAcgctgaagcagagcagcagcgcgTCGGTCCGACTGTAGCAGAAGTGTCGCAGTTTGTCAAATTCGTCCTgagggagaaacagagagagacagacgatCAGAACGCCGTCAGGTTTACCGTCATGCATTCAAAGCTTGAAACTcaccagaaaagaaaagaaaaaggaagaacacGCAACCGCTACACAGGAAAGCTCTCAAAAACCTAACCAGTGATATAATCAGAGTGTTAACACGAGGGCCTTGTGAGGGAGTCGACTACATCTCTTTTCGCTTCATTTACGGTGAATTACGAactgaccacacacactctgaggaggGAAACATCACAGGAAAGGGAGTCGTGCCAATAAGCTTTCTGTCCGACCAACTGTCTAAACTGTGTTTATACTGCACTAATATATGGTCCAGGTAATTAATGATCATTGATATCATCTGCAGTAAATTTCTTAAATTAACACTTTGGAGTCACTTACAGCGGCCTCCCACACCCTTCAGTACACAGATGAACGTTAGCAGAGATCAGACATAAAACTCTGCCTTCTTTGGATTCaacctgggttttttttttcataatccTTCTTTAATCGAACAATAAATCATCTGATCCGAATATCACAACTGACATGTGGAAAATCAGCCTGTATTTCTGTAGTGAACGTGGTAATTCGAAGGCCTGGAAATGCAGCTGAGAAtcatcagctgtgtgtttcagagagaaGCTTTGGAGCAGCTCCGTGATCTGATGACGTACTTCCATCTGCAGAATACACAGACGCCTCAACATTTCTGAGCGAGCGGCAACTTTGTTTATCAGCACCGACGGCAGCTGTTATCTTCTTTCCAGGCGGTGTGCGCCTATTTGTCTCAGTTTTCCGGCACGCTTTCtacctctctccctctcatctctgcatttttttggcACACCCCAATCTGCTTCTGGCAAATCTTCCCCTCCTATAAAACTGCATCGGTACAGTAAGTGTTTGTCGACTTTTATCTGCCCGTATTTGCCTGAGCTTGTCTGCGAGtatgtgagtgagtgtgtgtgtgtgtgtgtgtgtgtgtgcagcttgcAGCATGCTGTGAGGTATTACACGTATTAGGGGTTTGTTCAAATGCCTCATTCCACTTTACAGCCAAGCTGTCTTTGATTCGACATGGAACTGGCAGTCCCCTCGCAGCGCTTGTGAATGTCAAATATGCTGCTCCCGGGGCTGGGTGCCGTTGAGTTGGATTAAGAAAACGAACCAGCCGTGCCCcgcagaaataaaaacactgtttcacaaCCGGTTCCTCCAAGACCGCTCtcccaaaacacaatgatggGCCAATAAATCTGCCtggcaggctgtgtgtgtttactgtgtcCTCCGCAGTGGGAGCACATCAAAACGGGACGCTACGATCAAAGATGTTGCAAACCAATATCAGatgttttgatttaccaatttttacttaaattaattatttcacttagtaaaaaaaaaaagtgcacattATTTAATTTTCCATTACCATCAATGGGGGCATTTGTACTGAGTTACATGATCCtctttaacatctgctgcttcgGCACAGTTCAAAGCAGCTTCACTCAGTTGTCACATAGTTTAAGCTTTATTTCTACTTTTGGagtgaaaaacaagcagaaatgaCTTAAAAGTAAAATCAAAGGCCTAATAGACTGATCTCTTGTCCAACAGTGATCCTGACACCTGAAATAAGGTCTTTGTTTAACAGGGAAGATGGTAACCAAAGAGGCTTTCTGGGACAGAACATCAAACATTAACTAGTTCACCTTCACCACCTCATACCCAGATAAAACTCTTAAAAGACCAACATTACATCAGAACCATCAGTCAGTTTATCGTGATACCAAAGGTATGCTACAAAAACAGGAAGTTAACAGCAGATACCTTCATTAAACTCGTGCAGAACTGTTTTGATTGTTGTTAAATAAAGGACTTGGGATCCTCCTAGAGATCCTTTTATTTGCAACCATCCAAAACCAAACATCTAAAATCCTAAGATCCTTTGCTGACGGAACCCAGAGGTGATGTAAACTTCCTCCATGCATGCATGAGCTgaactgcagaggaggagaggtatGCGGGCATCCAGTGACGACGGGATACGTGTTTGTGTGGCAACAAAACTCACCTGTCCCGCAGTGTCGCACAGCTGCAGCCGCACCGGACTCCCGTCCacctgaaccacagctgcagacacagagaacAGACATGAAAATGAGGCCTGTAAAAGAGGCTCCACCTGACACACGTACCGACGGCAACCCAACAGCCAGAATCTTCTCAGGAATAAACAAGAGCCGGCCAGTTGAAAACACAAAGGCCCCCTGCTGTGGCCCGTCTCTGCCCACCCACCCTGCCAGTAACTGTGGAGACCATAACACTTTACTATACTTCGCAAGCTTTGTTCTCCGCCgttttgtcctcttttttttttttttttttggcagcgTCCGCTCCCAGATTGTCtaataggaggaggaggaggaggaggaggggaaggaaaaacaaagcagattgTGTTTATGTAGCGACTCGTCCAATAGGCCTCACTTCCAGTTAGGGAAAATTGAATGAGTCATCTCACAGCCACTTTCATTACAGGACCATTTATCCTTTTCAAAAGGGCGAACACAACGCAGAGCGGCGGGCACATGGAAACGTTTACAATAGTGTGTGGTAGGTCATAGCACCTGATCAAAGAGTTTGCTGGAGCCATTCATGAAGTCGGCCAGCTATCAGAGCAGTCTGCGCTGAcatgaagaaagaggagaggggCACACAGAATGGAAAATGAGAGAGCGCTGCCATTGTGCAATCATTTCTTAATCCCCGACATTTGATACTCCTTTGATTTTCTGCACCAGTGCTCCCCCCCTTATCGTCCCCTTCGCTCCGCGTCCCTGCCACCTGTGGCGTTGCATAACCGCTCAGGAGCGGAGCTTTCCAAGGAGACGCTCTGATTCCGGGCACTGAGAAATGACATCAGTAACCGAGGGCCCCAACTGCACAATCAGTCTCTGTCAGGCCAAGGCGAAAGACAATCTCTGCCTCAGAGCCGCTGCAACAGATGTGCCCATTCCAGTATAGAGGAGAGGGCTCGCGGGTCAAGGCTGACAACAATAGGCAGAGTTGTGCAATCCAAAACCCCCGAGCCAGAGACGCCGTCTGCACTGTACAGCAGGTTTGAGCCGGCCTGAGGGCAATGCGTCTTCTCAGATAGCATTTTTAAGGAATTTATGTTGGCCAAGGtgtctgagaaaacacaaacatggtgAAGTTGAACTATTTTTGGTGAAAACAGCAAGGAAGTGAGAGCTGTTTAATGTGGGGTGGTGTGCATCAATACTCTCAGTTTATAATGCTTTAAGAGCTTGCATCTGACAGTCATATGCACAAGTGGAAGAAAGAATTGTAAATACTCAGATTGCTGCTTTTTTATAAGTATTATTTTCAAGAGGGTATTTCTACTTATGCTTACATACCAAGTTTATATTTTTCTACTTCTAAAAGCACAAGTTCCTAGTGTTGTAAGGACATAATCTGAATAAAGATTCaatcttttattctgaaattatGTCACCAGCAATACTAATTTAGAGGATAACATTTGTTTGTCTGAGAATTCGGCTTCAACAGTTTAAAAGCAACAGAGAAGCTTTTGACAGAAATAAATTGTCCTCAGACTTTCATTAGAAATTCACTTGAATTCAATTATGTATTGGTAGTTACGAAAATGCACATAGTTGTATTTTTATTGCTCATTTTTTCCACATATAAAGCATTCAAGGTTCAGAAAGCTAAAGAGGAACAGTTTCAAGTGTGAAGCTGTGATCATGGATCATCCACTAACTTCACAAAAGCAAAGCTTATTGTGCGTGACAGAGTTTTGTAGATGGACATGTGCCAAATGGAAAACCGTGCTACATCATGGGGAGGAGGCTTGGTGTGCATTAACTCCGATGGAAGACAGataacaggaaacacaaacacatctgtcACACGACTGGAATAATAGCTGGAAAAGGGAAACTTTGGGCGGGGTGGGGCAATTTGTGATCCGAAAGCAACCAGAGTTGAAGAGTTCGCAGAGAgaacattaacaaaaaaaaaaaaaaaaactaccaaatTATTATAAAATTCAAACGTTTATTCGATTCCATTCACCTGCAACCAGTCATAGAGTCACATGCTCCAGGCTCAGTGAGGGTGTATTCACTCAGGATTTGCCAAATTGAGCAATCCTGAATGGTGAAACCTGTATTTACTGCTCAACGCATGATTTCAGAAGGAAGACTTTAGATTTAACTCACCGGAGAAGTCATCAAAAGCAGTGGGGACGTATTTGGTCGGGTAACCATTGGTCGTGTAGCTGACCACCAGACTGGTTTTGCCCACCGCTCCGTCTCCGAGCAGGACGCACTTGAGCAGGCGCTCGTGCGCCAGCCCCGGCCGGGCGGGCTTGGGGTTGTGCGGCGGCACCGGAGGCGCCATGGTCCTTCCATAATCCATGATGACCGGAGGTGACATTCAATCAGCCCGCACTTCACCGCGATCCCCCGACGGATGAAGCTCCCACCATGGGAAGAGCAGCTTCCCACACGTGCGGCAGAAAACAACTGCGCTTATAACCGCGAGCTGCAGTCGTGCGTAAAATCGGTCCTCCTGACCCGCGCGCTGTCAAATCCAGAGTGGCACATCACCACAGCCCGAGAGGCAACAGTTTAGCGCGTGAGGGCGGGTCGGAGTGTTTATATGTTCGGGCTGATTTGACTAGTCCCACCTACTGCACCCCGCAGCGGAGCAGCGCTGGAGGGATGCAGGTAGTGGAGCAGCTCAGTCCAGCCGCTGCCGAAATCCAGATGCTGTCTCATAATCACGTTATTTCAGAGGAATCGAGGCTTAAGTTAGAAAAAGTGCTTTCAACTCTTTCATTAGGAATGTTTAAAATCCTAATTCACCTTACACACCGGTCATTGTGAGCTGCGTGCGTTTGACTGTCAGTGCGCACAAGTCTGGACGCGTCCTGTCGGGGAAGGAGCCAACCTGACCCGATGTCCTGAAGTCCGTTTCCAAAATGACGCACGTTAAAAGTACTGAAATGTCAACCCCCCTCGGACCCTCTGACCTACTTCAAATGTATCCCCAATGAGCTGAGCCAGACTGGAGCCGCAGATTCTCTCCACCGTGCGTGAGAAATAATAGAAAAACTGCATTACAGCTCAGACAGGTAAATGGACCCGGTTTAGTCCCTGTGCGCAAAGTTAAAAACCCTCGAGTaaagttgttttcttgttgtctTCCTTCTAGTTTTCTGTTTGATAGACTGGAttttagcttaaaaaaaacttgacttttGTTGCCACCTTGTGGTGAAATATCAAACAGGCTGATGATTGGTCACATCAGGTGGTAACTTGATTAAAATGAAGGAAGCAGAGGTGAGATGTATAGTGAGAGGAACAGTGTGAAAAGAATCCCTGTTTCTGTGATGGCCTGGTGACCTGTCCTCTAGGTCAGGTTGTCTTTCATACCTGAAGTAGGAGACTCATGTCTAAATCTTTCATGCAATCTGCATGTGCCAAAGTGCCCTTGGGCAAAACATTGAACAACGTTGCTCCCAATGGTGTGTGATAGCACCGGAACTATTAGTTATGAAATTTTTGTTTGTGCACAAACGgataaatgtaaaagaaaagcaCTTCAGTGGTAAAATATAATGTATAAGCTCCATTTACTTCAAATTATTTTGCCTAATAGCCTAAGAGTCCACCCCTTTATTCTTAACATTATAATTGTTGTCTCGGTTTGGAACAGGtgctaaacacatttcactgcatgttACACGGTGCAGAACTGTGTTTGTGACAAATAAAGGTCGCAAACCGCTCAAAGTCACATCAGAACTAATTGTAATTGACTTGAGATTAACTCAAAGTGGTGTTCCAGTTTGGATTTTATTGATCCATTATCCctgtggcaaaaaaagaaaactgtataAGCCTGGACTTAATTTAAATGAGGAGTTTGACTCAATTAAAGACAGATTTAATAATGTTTCTTGAAATCCAACTGAGCTGTGCTGTAAGACAAAATgtactttcatttttaatgatatcttcaaaataatgacaaaaaacaatAGTAGTGAACTGTGTCCCCCTATCGATAGTCTAACATGAAAAGGCTCATgatttttctattattttcaaatttcacCATTATTGGCAATTTTTAAGAGTTTTCTCACTAAGttgcaacaaaaaaaggcaaataatttacattttagCTCAAACTTCAAAAGCATTttgcaaaagagaaaataaatatgcaCTTTAAGCAGCCAAGTGTCCTGAATAATTTTATTAATCCTAAAATGGACCTACTCACAATTCTG
The sequence above is a segment of the Salarias fasciatus chromosome 14, fSalaFa1.1, whole genome shotgun sequence genome. Coding sequences within it:
- the rhoub gene encoding ras homolog family member Ub, with product MSPPVIMDYGRTMAPPVPPHNPKPARPGLAHERLLKCVLLGDGAVGKTSLVVSYTTNGYPTKYVPTAFDDFSAVVQVDGSPVRLQLCDTAGQDEFDKLRHFCYSRTDALLLCFSVVSPASFQNVWEKWVPEIRRRCPLTPVLLVGTQCDLRQDVKVLIELARRRERPVAEEDARALAEKIGAVTYIECSALTQKNLKEVFDAAISVGLRQSDRRARRERKVRSTADKMKMLSKSWWKKYVCVQ